In Blattabacterium cuenoti, the following proteins share a genomic window:
- a CDS encoding hemolysin family protein, whose translation MIIHIIVVLITILISAFFSGMEMALTSSSLFQIELEKEKGSFRSKLLSKSINESKKFISTMLIGNTISLVVYGIYMGKIFFSLFPKELLDNSYLWILFLETILSATIILIIGEFIPKIIFSIYSNELLNLFIVPVYIMYKILSPVTNSVIWISNVFLKFLGDKENNKEKIFDKEDLIYFVSENVESEVKEKGFVESEIEIFHRALNFYEKKARECMVPRKEIISYNIISSSIDNFRNLFTESGLSKIIIYKDNIDNIIGYIHYLELLKNQRKIEDIIRTVELVYVTTPVMEIMDLLIKKKRSIAIVLDEYGGTAGMITIEDILEEFLGDIKDEHDDIIFLDKKLNDNEFLFSARLEINFINAKYNLDLPKSEKYETLGGLIVTYTGNIPKKGENIIINKNFFIEIKKVSKNKIEEVLLRKKI comes from the coding sequence ATGATTATTCATATTATTGTAGTTTTAATTACTATATTAATATCTGCTTTTTTTTCTGGAATGGAAATGGCTTTAACATCTTCTAGTTTATTTCAAATAGAATTAGAGAAAGAAAAAGGATCTTTCCGTTCTAAACTTCTTTCTAAAAGTATAAATGAGTCTAAAAAATTTATAAGCACAATGTTAATTGGAAATACTATATCACTTGTAGTATATGGTATTTATATGGGAAAAATATTCTTTTCTCTTTTTCCAAAAGAGTTATTAGATAATTCCTATTTATGGATTTTGTTTTTAGAAACTATTTTATCTGCTACAATTATTCTAATTATTGGTGAATTTATTCCTAAAATAATATTCAGTATATATTCAAATGAACTATTAAATTTATTTATTGTTCCCGTATACATTATGTATAAAATTTTATCTCCAGTTACAAATTCTGTTATTTGGATATCTAATGTATTTTTAAAGTTTTTAGGAGATAAAGAAAATAATAAGGAAAAAATTTTTGATAAAGAAGATTTAATTTATTTTGTATCAGAAAATGTAGAGAGTGAAGTTAAAGAAAAAGGATTTGTAGAATCAGAAATTGAAATTTTCCATAGAGCCTTAAATTTTTATGAAAAAAAAGCAAGAGAATGTATGGTCCCTCGTAAAGAAATAATATCTTATAATATTATTTCATCTTCTATTGACAATTTTAGAAATCTTTTTACAGAAAGTGGATTATCTAAAATTATAATTTATAAAGATAATATAGATAATATTATAGGATATATACATTATTTAGAACTTTTAAAAAATCAAAGGAAGATAGAAGACATAATTAGAACTGTAGAATTAGTATATGTTACGACTCCTGTAATGGAAATAATGGATCTTTTAATTAAAAAAAAGAGGAGTATAGCCATAGTATTAGATGAATATGGAGGAACAGCCGGAATGATAACTATAGAAGATATTTTGGAAGAATTTCTTGGAGATATAAAAGATGAACATGACGACATTATTTTTTTAGATAAAAAATTAAATGATAATGAATTTTTATTTTCTGCACGTTTAGAAATAAATTTTATTAATGCTAAATATAATTTAGATTTACCAAAATCTGAAAAGTATGAGACTTTAGGGGGTTTAATAGTTACCTATACAGGTAATATTCCAAAGAAAGGAGAAAATATTATAATCAATAAAAATTTTTTTATTGAAATAAAAAAGGTATCTAAAAATAAAATAGAAGAAGTTTTACTTAGAAAAAAAATTTAA
- a CDS encoding ABC transporter ATP-binding protein, with product MALGKILSYSKPYKGYYIINILCNLLHSLFSVISIISISPVLRILLKYSKEEDQKIFFNSFNNYLNFIIKYFHYYIEILSFKYGKTDTLAIFCIFIIIFFFIKNIFRYFAEYFLIEIRTSIIRDIRNDFHKEVLSSPLIFFSNKRNGDLMSRLSNDINEMEITIVNSIANLMSSPIMVIFNLLALFFISYELTLFAFLLLPLMATFISIIGNSLKKDAMNSQNKLGLLFSVMEETLNSIKIISIFNAEEEIQKRFEKVSECQKNLSSRVNKKKELTSPISEFLGFITMILIIWYGGKLFLEKKEMAPEILIPFVGLFFQIINPAKSLVNSISNIQKGKASVKRIVEILNISRSFFNEKIKSKSITHFNNEILFHNVSFDHNKVPLVKNLNFSIKKGKTIALLGRSGSGKSTIVNLLANFYDVSSGKITIDGDDIKYLKTKDYKKLLGIVTQEPVLFNDSIFNNITLGIEKKIPIESVIEAAKIANAHCFIKKLPKAYDTIIGYNGNKLSLGQRQRISIARAVLKNSPIMILDEATSSLDKESEIEVQKALNKIMKNRTSLIIAHRLSSSIIHNADHIIVLEKGRIIEQGKHHTLMLKKGTYRKLVDLQNF from the coding sequence ATGGCACTTGGAAAAATTTTATCTTATTCAAAACCTTATAAAGGTTATTATATCATTAATATATTATGTAATTTATTACATTCTTTATTTTCAGTAATATCTATTATATCTATTTCTCCTGTATTAAGGATACTTTTAAAATATTCAAAAGAAGAAGATCAAAAAATATTTTTTAACTCATTCAATAATTATTTGAATTTTATTATTAAATATTTTCATTATTATATAGAAATATTATCTTTTAAATATGGTAAAACAGATACATTAGCTATATTTTGTATTTTTATTATAATATTTTTTTTTATAAAAAATATATTTCGTTATTTTGCTGAATATTTTCTTATAGAAATACGAACTTCTATTATTAGAGATATTAGGAATGATTTTCATAAGGAAGTCTTATCCTCTCCTTTAATATTTTTTTCAAATAAAAGAAATGGAGATTTGATGTCTAGATTATCTAACGATATAAATGAAATGGAAATTACTATTGTTAATTCTATAGCTAATTTAATGAGCTCTCCTATTATGGTTATATTTAATTTATTAGCACTTTTTTTCATAAGCTATGAGTTAACATTATTTGCATTTTTATTACTTCCTTTAATGGCAACTTTTATTTCTATTATAGGAAATAGTCTAAAAAAAGATGCAATGAATTCTCAAAATAAATTAGGTTTATTATTTTCTGTAATGGAAGAAACTTTAAATTCCATAAAGATTATAAGTATTTTTAATGCAGAAGAAGAAATCCAAAAAAGGTTTGAAAAAGTATCTGAATGTCAAAAAAATCTATCTTCTCGTGTTAATAAAAAAAAAGAATTAACTTCTCCTATTAGCGAATTTTTAGGATTTATTACAATGATTTTAATAATTTGGTATGGAGGTAAGTTATTTTTAGAAAAAAAAGAAATGGCTCCAGAAATACTTATTCCTTTTGTAGGATTATTTTTTCAAATAATTAATCCAGCAAAAAGTTTAGTAAATTCTATATCTAATATTCAAAAAGGAAAAGCTTCTGTAAAAAGAATTGTAGAAATACTAAATATTAGTAGAAGTTTTTTTAATGAAAAAATAAAATCAAAATCTATCACTCATTTTAATAATGAAATATTATTCCATAATGTATCTTTCGATCATAATAAAGTTCCTTTAGTTAAAAACCTTAATTTTTCTATAAAAAAAGGAAAAACTATAGCTTTATTAGGAAGATCTGGAAGTGGAAAATCAACAATAGTAAATTTATTAGCTAATTTTTACGATGTTTCTTCTGGAAAAATAACTATTGATGGGGATGATATTAAATACTTGAAAACTAAAGATTATAAAAAATTGTTAGGAATAGTAACTCAAGAACCTGTTCTTTTTAATGATTCTATATTTAACAATATAACACTTGGAATAGAAAAAAAAATACCTATAGAATCTGTAATAGAAGCAGCTAAAATTGCAAATGCACATTGTTTTATAAAAAAACTACCAAAAGCATATGATACTATTATTGGATATAATGGAAATAAATTGTCTTTAGGACAAAGGCAAAGAATTAGCATAGCTAGGGCTGTATTAAAAAATTCTCCAATTATGATATTAGATGAAGCAACTTCTTCTTTAGACAAAGAGTCAGAAATAGAAGTTCAAAAAGCTTTAAATAAAATAATGAAAAACAGAACTTCTCTAATAATAGCCCATCGATTATCTTCAAGTATAATACATAATGCAGATCATATTATTGTCTTGGAAAAAGGAAGGATTATAGAACAAGGAAAACATCATACTTTGATGTTGAAAAAAGGAACTTATAGAAAGTTAGTAGATTTACAAAATTTTTAA
- a CDS encoding SurA N-terminal domain-containing protein has protein sequence MSFLEKIRKKTWLILLFTGISLISFILDPNILLNFFSKNPNIIGKVNGENIYLKEYVDCFQFLKRFRQGETDLNLKNEAWKLLIHEKSLNQQAIKLGIESTDKEFWKAVEKQSIYSQLIDFNDDKGNIDMNKFQLYIENIEKNSKISNPQLEDEKNIWLYEKKSIPKRIIAKKYVEMLMYGLNPTNVEAELNHRNKNIFSVIDYVFLPYSEIDRKYNIYPIKKSETCNFFKNQKKVYRKEDLRYLSFVIFKSVPSFNDKKNMEYDIKKLFNKLKSSNQNYDIVSNESEKPFDSNFYIKKHLPIFLQYFVEKNPKVGTMFGPVNEDNIYIIAKLTGKKMIYDSVLSSHILISHKNAIRSSNKRTKKEAEKIAKSLYNEIKNNPYKFNSLIFKKSDDFINVKKNKGSLGWIKYENQNPIQTFDIFSSKNKKGTIGFTETKFGFHIIRIDDQKNPEFAYQFGLIIKTLTPSKETGNLIHKNVMHFMKENKYSNLNLFINNARKKKYDTIFLEEIKKNQWNIHSIDTELDKEIINWCFDRKRKKGDKRIFITQNKDYIIAYLSDIIKKGISIKKMEDHFFPFIFDEKMKKFMFKMMKPMNKEINLENIASHFFKKVRKSCKVNFYDSMIDHYNEPKVVGSIFSLSLNKTSKPLFGENGIFFVKLIKYNDFNQKPSYSYSEIEFLNNELRKDFLEKLGNILVEKSKIKDFRKNM, from the coding sequence ATGAGTTTTCTAGAGAAAATAAGAAAAAAAACATGGTTAATTCTATTATTTACAGGAATATCTTTAATATCTTTTATATTAGATCCTAATATATTATTAAATTTTTTTTCTAAAAATCCTAATATTATAGGGAAAGTAAATGGAGAGAATATTTATCTAAAAGAATATGTTGATTGTTTTCAATTTTTAAAAAGATTTCGTCAAGGTGAGACTGATTTAAATCTAAAAAATGAAGCTTGGAAACTATTAATCCATGAAAAATCGTTAAATCAACAAGCTATAAAACTAGGGATAGAAAGTACAGATAAAGAATTCTGGAAAGCGGTAGAAAAACAATCTATATATAGCCAATTAATTGATTTTAATGACGATAAAGGAAATATAGATATGAACAAATTTCAATTATATATAGAAAATATAGAAAAAAACTCTAAAATATCTAACCCTCAGTTGGAAGACGAAAAAAATATATGGTTATATGAAAAAAAGAGCATTCCGAAAAGAATTATCGCAAAAAAATATGTAGAAATGTTAATGTATGGATTAAATCCTACTAATGTAGAAGCAGAATTAAATCATAGAAATAAAAATATTTTTTCAGTTATTGATTATGTTTTTCTTCCTTATTCAGAAATAGATAGAAAATATAATATATATCCGATAAAAAAATCGGAAACTTGTAATTTTTTTAAAAATCAAAAAAAAGTTTATAGAAAAGAAGATTTAAGATATCTTAGTTTTGTTATCTTTAAGTCTGTTCCATCATTTAATGATAAAAAAAATATGGAATATGATATAAAGAAATTATTTAATAAATTAAAATCTTCTAATCAGAATTATGATATTGTTTCTAATGAATCTGAAAAACCTTTTGATTCAAATTTCTATATAAAAAAACACCTCCCTATATTTTTACAATATTTTGTAGAAAAAAACCCTAAAGTAGGGACTATGTTTGGACCTGTAAATGAAGATAATATTTATATTATTGCTAAATTAACAGGAAAAAAAATGATATACGATTCTGTTTTATCTAGTCATATTCTAATTTCGCATAAGAATGCAATACGTTCTTCAAATAAAAGAACTAAAAAAGAAGCAGAAAAAATAGCTAAATCTTTATATAATGAAATTAAAAATAATCCTTATAAATTTAATTCATTAATATTTAAAAAATCTGATGATTTTATTAATGTAAAGAAAAACAAAGGAAGTTTAGGATGGATAAAATATGAAAATCAAAATCCTATACAAACATTTGATATTTTTTCTTCAAAAAATAAAAAAGGAACAATAGGATTTACAGAAACAAAATTTGGATTTCATATCATTAGAATAGATGATCAAAAAAACCCTGAATTTGCTTATCAATTTGGTTTAATTATAAAAACTCTTACTCCATCAAAAGAAACAGGAAATTTAATTCATAAAAATGTCATGCATTTTATGAAAGAAAATAAATATTCAAATTTGAATTTGTTTATCAATAATGCAAGAAAAAAAAAATATGATACAATATTTTTAGAAGAAATTAAAAAAAATCAATGGAATATTCATAGTATAGATACTGAATTAGATAAAGAAATAATTAATTGGTGCTTTGATAGAAAAAGAAAAAAAGGAGATAAAAGAATTTTTATTACTCAAAATAAGGATTATATAATTGCTTATTTATCTGATATTATAAAAAAAGGAATTTCAATAAAAAAAATGGAGGACCATTTTTTTCCATTTATTTTCGATGAGAAAATGAAAAAATTTATGTTTAAAATGATGAAACCTATGAATAAGGAAATTAATTTAGAGAATATAGCATCTCATTTTTTTAAAAAAGTAAGGAAATCTTGTAAAGTTAATTTTTATGATTCTATGATAGATCATTATAATGAACCAAAAGTAGTAGGATCTATTTTTTCTTTATCATTGAACAAAACTTCTAAACCTTTATTTGGAGAAAATGGAATTTTTTTTGTAAAACTTATAAAATATAATGATTTTAATCAAAAACCTTCTTATTCATATTCTGAAATAGAGTTTTTAAATAATGAATTAAGAAAAGATTTTCTTGAAAAATTAGGGAATATTTTAGTAGAAAAATCTAAAATAAAAGATTTTAGAAAAAATATGTAA
- a CDS encoding isoprenyl transferase, with protein MIELEENLLKKIDYNKIPNHVAIIMDGNGRWAEKRGKFRTFGHEKAIESVKETISVCRELSIPYVTLYVFSSENWNRPKKEIENLMKLLYVNLRINLEEIHEKDVKIIIIGEIEKFSRLIQKELLFFIKKTEHNRSGTLILALSYGSREEILRATKSIAKKVCENEILLKNIDEFFFRNHLYTKDLPDVDLIIRTSGEKRISNFLLWQSAYAELYFTNILWPDFRKKDFYKAIINYQKRKRRFGNIK; from the coding sequence ATGATAGAATTAGAAGAAAATTTATTAAAAAAAATAGACTATAATAAAATTCCTAACCATGTAGCTATTATTATGGATGGAAACGGTCGTTGGGCTGAAAAAAGAGGAAAATTTAGAACATTTGGACATGAAAAAGCAATAGAATCAGTAAAGGAGACTATAAGTGTATGTAGAGAATTAAGTATTCCTTATGTAACTTTGTATGTTTTTTCATCAGAAAATTGGAACAGACCAAAAAAAGAAATAGAAAACTTAATGAAGTTGCTTTATGTTAATTTAAGAATTAATTTAGAGGAAATTCATGAAAAAGATGTGAAAATCATTATCATAGGAGAAATAGAAAAATTTTCTAGACTTATTCAAAAAGAGTTACTTTTTTTTATAAAAAAAACAGAACATAATAGATCTGGAACTTTGATATTAGCATTAAGTTATGGGTCTAGAGAAGAGATTTTAAGAGCTACGAAAAGTATAGCAAAAAAGGTATGTGAAAATGAAATTTTATTAAAAAATATAGATGAATTTTTTTTTAGAAATCATTTGTATACCAAAGATTTACCAGATGTAGATTTAATTATAAGAACAAGTGGAGAAAAACGAATTAGCAATTTTTTACTTTGGCAATCTGCTTATGCTGAATTGTATTTCACTAATATTTTATGGCCTGATTTTAGAAAAAAAGATTTTTATAAAGCTATAATAAATTATCAAAAAAGGAAACGTCGTTTTGGAAACATAAAATAA
- a CDS encoding mevalonate kinase family protein, protein MRKKFFPAKILLFGEYGVMENSVGISVPHNFYTGSLEFHTKFNKEILYSNYEIKKYYSFLSIIEKKRKNLIKLNLKNFYEDLRKGIFFHSNIPQGYGIGSSGALIAAIYDRYAKKKLKKCLKHAIILKKIFSHMESFFHGKSSGIDPLICYLNIPLLIRSKTNITTIKLPNNNKEKITIFLLNSGFPSKTFSMTKFFLGKLKDNNFRKILKSEFMMYNEKCVESFLKKDFEFLLKNVKNISTWIFNNLRPMIPKTLWKIWEEGILNNRYYLKLCGSGGGGFILGFTSNYEILKNQLRKYATEVVFHF, encoded by the coding sequence ATGAGAAAAAAATTTTTTCCTGCAAAAATACTTCTGTTCGGAGAGTATGGTGTAATGGAAAATTCTGTAGGAATTTCCGTCCCTCATAATTTTTATACAGGATCTTTAGAATTTCATACAAAATTTAATAAAGAAATTCTATATTCTAATTATGAAATAAAAAAATATTATAGTTTTTTATCGATTATAGAAAAAAAAAGAAAAAATTTAATAAAATTGAATTTAAAAAATTTTTATGAAGATTTACGAAAAGGAATTTTTTTTCATTCAAATATTCCTCAAGGGTATGGAATAGGCAGTTCTGGAGCATTAATAGCTGCTATTTATGATAGATATGCAAAAAAAAAATTAAAAAAATGTTTAAAACATGCAATAATCTTAAAAAAGATATTTAGCCATATGGAATCTTTTTTTCATGGAAAAAGTTCTGGAATTGATCCTCTAATTTGTTATTTAAATATTCCTCTACTTATTCGTTCAAAAACAAATATTACTACAATAAAACTACCAAATAATAATAAAGAAAAAATAACTATTTTCTTATTAAATTCTGGATTTCCGAGTAAAACATTTTCCATGACAAAATTTTTTCTTGGAAAGTTAAAAGATAATAATTTTAGAAAAATTTTAAAATCTGAATTTATGATGTATAATGAAAAATGCGTAGAATCTTTCCTTAAAAAGGATTTTGAATTTTTATTAAAAAATGTAAAAAATATTTCCACTTGGATTTTCAATAATCTTCGTCCTATGATTCCAAAAACACTTTGGAAAATATGGGAAGAAGGTATTTTAAACAATAGATATTATTTAAAATTATGTGGTTCTGGAGGTGGAGGATTTATATTAGGTTTTACTTCAAATTATGAAATATTAAAAAATCAATTAAGAAAATATGCAACTGAAGTTGTATTTCATTTCTAA
- a CDS encoding NAD kinase: protein MKIALYGQKFGKKNIPYLNQFIGYASNNSIDIYIEKSFLNILNSFEELKNLNFPVFSHHKELTKDFSLMFTFGGDGTILSAITLIRDSGIPIVGVNTGNLGFLASFNKDVFVKKIDQIFNKKLLLMQRSLLWLETSIKKNNKKFFNFALNEIVIFRKETVSMITIDAYINNEFLTSYWADGLIISTPTGSTGYSLSCGGPIISPDNKNFVLTPISPHNLFSRPLIISDQQNVHLKIHSRVKSYSLSMDTRLISMSQENELYIKKAPFYIYLLQEGENTYYKTLREKLLWGIDKRN from the coding sequence ATGAAAATAGCCTTATATGGACAGAAATTTGGAAAAAAAAATATCCCTTACTTAAATCAGTTCATAGGTTATGCATCGAATAACTCAATAGATATATATATTGAAAAATCTTTTTTAAATATTTTAAACTCTTTTGAAGAACTAAAAAATCTAAATTTTCCTGTTTTTTCTCATCATAAGGAATTGACTAAAGATTTCAGTCTAATGTTTACTTTTGGAGGAGATGGGACTATATTATCAGCCATTACTCTGATCAGAGATTCTGGTATTCCAATAGTTGGAGTAAATACAGGAAATTTAGGATTTTTAGCATCTTTTAATAAAGATGTTTTCGTAAAAAAAATAGATCAGATTTTCAATAAAAAATTGCTTTTAATGCAAAGAAGTTTGTTGTGGCTAGAAACTTCGATAAAAAAAAATAATAAAAAATTTTTTAATTTTGCATTGAATGAAATAGTTATTTTTCGTAAAGAAACAGTATCCATGATTACTATAGATGCTTATATTAATAACGAATTTTTAACATCTTATTGGGCAGATGGATTAATTATTTCAACTCCTACAGGGTCTACCGGATATTCTTTAAGCTGTGGTGGTCCTATAATAAGCCCTGATAATAAAAATTTTGTTCTTACTCCTATTTCTCCACATAATTTATTTTCTCGTCCATTAATCATATCAGATCAACAAAATGTTCATTTGAAAATACATAGTCGTGTGAAATCTTATTCCTTATCTATGGATACTCGACTTATTTCCATGAGCCAAGAAAATGAACTTTATATTAAAAAAGCACCTTTTTATATATATCTTCTTCAAGAAGGAGAAAATACATATTATAAAACTTTACGGGAAAAACTTTTATGGGGGATAGATAAGAGAAATTAA
- a CDS encoding BamA/OMP85 family outer membrane protein, whose translation MKKNIFISIFYLLIIIQILQEKSYSISLSKKKYNIYRSDNLDNYSFIRNENNYLFKIRNIHVIGKTKYDSNFISKLSNLYSGNFINISDNEINKIIKKLWKSNLFQNITIYKKHVLKNNIDIYFELEDLIEIDKIKTNGIIINEFPILRNIKYKNKISNNFIQNIKNEINEYFKNKGYHEISIKCKIITENGKNILFIDVNKGEKIGIKEILFEGNKEMSREQLFEFMKKIKNNFYIPIIDKSIYVFVEKNIQEDIKSIIDKYKSMGFIDVQVFLDSVWKESSGYYSIKIKIIEGDKYFIGNVKFIGNKNINTNRLKDIFFYKEGDVYDLINIKKKILDKINPSILYEYLNSGFLYVKIKPIERIINNKIYLEIQIEENNPVYIHNVKISGNSITKDHVIKRELTTHEGELFSNKNIKKSLFNLENLNLFNKVYPKIYITNERKNSVNIEWCIVEKNTNEIQFNGGFDGKNIKKFIGDFRINFNNFSLKNFFNWRYWNPIPQGENQKLVIFSQLGRDFSSYGFTFTEPWIGKINPASLTLYSRYSLKKIKNNDNSFFLYQKNDNDKIGGIKTLERKRSSIQIEKFLKFLDPYSKISFLIDYDISSYKKEILPDYHLQHIFRNISSLISFQRTSIKPNFIFPIKGSKTQFDIEFTPPYSIFINKNNDVSNKNKEIDWIEYSKLRINTLWYKNIIKNMVLKIGGEFGCLGTSKKNKLYPFQKFYMGEIPNNLKSEDINIIPLRGYLTEIKNSKDSIKNGGVIYDKIILEIRYLINKIPNFNIWTTSFIEGGNISNSYRGFHPLSMNKSFGFGIRSFCYPIGFLGVDFIFPIDSVDKKPFKSKWKTKFIIGKDS comes from the coding sequence ATGAAAAAAAATATTTTTATCAGCATTTTTTATTTATTAATAATAATACAAATTCTGCAAGAAAAAAGTTATTCTATTTCACTTTCAAAAAAGAAATATAATATTTATCGTTCAGATAATTTAGATAATTATTCTTTTATTAGAAATGAAAATAATTATTTATTCAAAATAAGAAATATACATGTTATTGGAAAAACAAAATATGATAGTAATTTTATTTCTAAATTATCCAATTTATATTCCGGAAATTTTATTAATATATCTGATAATGAAATCAATAAAATAATAAAAAAATTGTGGAAAAGTAATTTATTTCAAAATATTACTATTTATAAGAAACATGTATTAAAAAATAATATAGATATCTATTTTGAGTTAGAAGATCTAATAGAAATAGATAAAATAAAAACAAATGGAATAATAATTAATGAATTTCCTATACTTAGAAACATTAAATATAAAAATAAGATTTCCAACAATTTTATTCAAAATATTAAAAATGAAATTAATGAATATTTTAAAAATAAAGGATATCATGAAATTAGTATAAAATGCAAAATAATTACAGAAAATGGAAAAAATATTTTATTTATTGATGTAAACAAAGGGGAAAAAATTGGAATAAAAGAAATATTATTTGAGGGAAATAAAGAAATGAGTAGGGAACAACTATTCGAGTTTATGAAAAAAATTAAGAATAATTTTTATATTCCAATAATAGATAAATCAATTTATGTTTTTGTTGAAAAAAATATACAAGAAGACATAAAAAGTATTATCGATAAATATAAATCGATGGGTTTTATAGATGTACAAGTTTTTCTTGATTCAGTATGGAAAGAAAGTTCTGGATATTATAGTATAAAAATAAAAATTATTGAAGGAGATAAATATTTTATCGGAAATGTTAAATTCATCGGAAACAAAAATATAAATACAAATAGATTAAAGGATATTTTTTTTTATAAAGAAGGAGATGTTTATGATCTAATAAATATTAAAAAGAAAATATTAGATAAAATAAATCCAAGTATTTTATATGAATATTTAAATTCAGGGTTTTTGTACGTTAAGATAAAACCTATAGAAAGGATAATAAATAATAAAATTTATTTAGAAATACAAATAGAGGAAAATAACCCTGTGTACATACATAATGTAAAAATATCTGGAAATTCAATTACTAAAGATCATGTTATAAAAAGAGAGTTAACTACTCATGAAGGAGAACTTTTTTCTAATAAAAATATAAAAAAAAGTTTATTTAATTTGGAAAATTTAAACCTATTTAACAAGGTTTATCCAAAAATTTATATAACAAATGAAAGAAAAAATTCAGTAAATATAGAATGGTGTATCGTAGAAAAAAATACTAATGAAATACAATTTAATGGAGGTTTTGATGGAAAAAATATCAAAAAATTTATTGGAGATTTTAGAATAAATTTTAACAATTTTTCTTTGAAAAATTTTTTTAATTGGAGATATTGGAATCCTATTCCTCAAGGAGAAAATCAAAAATTAGTAATATTTAGTCAATTAGGGAGAGATTTTTCATCTTATGGATTTACTTTTACAGAACCTTGGATTGGAAAAATTAATCCCGCGTCTTTAACATTATATAGTAGATATTCTTTAAAAAAGATAAAAAATAATGATAATTCCTTTTTTTTGTATCAAAAAAATGATAATGATAAAATTGGAGGAATAAAAACATTAGAGAGAAAGAGAAGTTCTATACAAATAGAAAAATTTTTGAAATTTTTAGATCCTTATTCTAAAATTTCATTTTTAATAGATTATGATATTTCTTCATATAAAAAAGAAATATTGCCAGATTATCATCTCCAACATATATTTAGAAATATTAGTTCTTTAATTTCATTTCAAAGAACTTCAATAAAACCTAATTTTATTTTTCCTATAAAAGGATCAAAAACACAATTTGATATAGAATTTACACCTCCATATTCTATTTTCATAAATAAAAATAATGATGTTTCTAATAAAAATAAAGAAATAGATTGGATAGAATATTCTAAACTTAGAATCAATACTCTTTGGTATAAGAATATAATAAAAAATATGGTATTAAAAATTGGAGGGGAATTTGGATGTTTAGGTACAAGTAAAAAAAATAAATTATATCCATTTCAAAAATTTTACATGGGAGAAATTCCAAATAACTTAAAGTCGGAAGATATAAATATAATTCCATTAAGAGGTTATTTAACAGAAATAAAAAATTCAAAGGATTCAATAAAAAACGGAGGAGTTATTTATGATAAAATTATTTTAGAAATTCGTTATTTAATAAATAAAATTCCAAATTTTAACATTTGGACTACCTCATTTATAGAAGGAGGAAATATTAGTAATTCTTATAGAGGATTTCATCCTTTATCAATGAATAAATCTTTTGGATTTGGGATTCGTTCTTTTTGTTATCCAATAGGATTTTTGGGTGTAGATTTCATATTTCCTATAGATTCAGTTGATAAAAAACCTTTTAAATCAAAATGGAAAACAAAATTTATTATAGGGAAAGATTCATAA
- a CDS encoding Sec-independent protein translocase subunit TatA/TatB, with product MKNILFISIEESFFIIFIAVIIFGPKKIPGIARGLGEGIRYIKILTNKIKNEIMQNNYKINTKKDNSKNKDKKKPNYSVKR from the coding sequence ATGAAAAATATTTTATTTATTAGTATTGAAGAAAGTTTCTTCATAATTTTTATTGCAGTAATTATTTTCGGTCCAAAAAAAATACCTGGTATAGCACGTGGATTAGGAGAAGGTATACGATATATAAAAATTTTAACAAATAAAATAAAAAATGAAATTATGCAAAATAATTACAAGATAAATACTAAGAAAGATAATAGTAAGAATAAAGATAAAAAAAAACCTAATTACTCTGTTAAGAGATAA